From Bradysia coprophila strain Holo2 unplaced genomic scaffold, BU_Bcop_v1 contig_703, whole genome shotgun sequence, one genomic window encodes:
- the LOC119083954 gene encoding uncharacterized protein LOC119083954 gives MPGILVPISAPISSSIATLSGPVPPPPPPLPPTDLTVNRIALSQPLQQTSPPPLQRQTTDKTLPQYEEAAKQLAANNKTGKNHIKSQVMTDVLEILIKNGELPETAVFDPATPNTRNKYQFDSEYDLSAVKIDN, from the coding sequence ATGCCTGGAATTTTGGTTCCAATATCAGCTCCGATATCATCTTCCATAGCAACGCTATCCGGTCCAGTTCCACCTCCACCACCTCCTCTTCCACCGACTGACTTAACTGTAAATCGTATTGCACTCTCTCAACCACTACAGCAGACATCTCCACCGCCACTCCAACGGCAAACTACAGACAAAACACTTCCACAGTACGAAGAGGCTGCCAAACAGTTAGCGGCCAATAACAAAACAGGAAAAAATCACATTAAATCACAAGTTATGACTGACGTTctcgaaattttaataaaaaatggagAACTACCAGAAACTGCTGTATTCGATCCAGCAACACCCAACACCAGGAACAAATATCAATTTGACTCAGAGTATGATTTATCAGCCGTCAAAATTGACAATTAG
- the LOC119083956 gene encoding LOW QUALITY PROTEIN: myocardin-like (The sequence of the model RefSeq protein was modified relative to this genomic sequence to represent the inferred CDS: deleted 3 bases in 2 codons), giving the protein MAEGDSLGNSAAPSGQPLLSVEDASNTTLTNSMTSRQSPPKAVVDSSPLQAQMDKNKESLKVKLMVRRPINQLVEQGIMPPLKTSPALHEQRKQLERAKTGDLLRAKFKQRPDRQELERRHILEHDESHVDPSLAEKQRMLKKARLADQLNSQISHRPGPLELIKKNILHTEEPIERIVKEGLVSFKATSEGLLSRPQQPHGYINLRTIRKVLRGDQRTSPQRSDVIEAAAASAGIVTVALTIPTSGGQVVVKSAPMLQQKFQSAIITTPYVPPPPPPPPVPIKSEPIQIKSETSNLFAELCQSVVGNSNLLPLVPSPVSLSSTTSTLSPLSSVSSPPSQFTCRPMQSSSQSQKSDAPGKDKNRKKCKTKPVAKSRPIKFHEYKGPPSAQKPSSSSSSVNEETSYQLLLKQQTFLLEYLEGLHKNSSMTPANQKIMQAELNALQQNSYLQQPLPSPAPSVSSSIPASPAPSYNESISSEISKLEKMKVSDLKLLLKKRNLPVSGPKPQLIERLRPHLLMEPGDTSTNESISGETCDMDAMNSPHQSLSPESEHESMDVQQIDSPCPVGRQTPQFKNDDLLREQQRKIDELQRKLRESQEELLQMRQIHPIPAVPSENIVPPKPEVINQRWYSSSSWRPKFRKRSYSN; this is encoded by the exons CACTCAAAGTAAAACTAATGGTAAGGCGACCGATCAATCAACTGGTGGAACAAGGAATTATGCCAC CTCTCAAAACGTCGCCAGCTCTGCATGAGCAAAGAAAGCAGTTAGAAAGAGCTAAAACCGGAGATCTTCTTCGGgcc aaattcaaacaacGTCCTGATCGCCAGGAATTAGAACGTCGACATATTCTTGAACACGATGAAAGCCACGTCGATCCTAGTCTGGCTGAAAAGCAAAGAATGCTGAAGAAAGCTAGATTAGCCGATCAactaaattcacaaatatctCATCGACCTGGTCCTTTAGAACTGAtaaagaagaatattttacaCACAGAAGAGCCAATAGAAAGAATTGTGAAAGAAGGTTTGGTTTCATTCAAAGCAACTAGTGAGGGATTATTAAGTCGTCCGCAACAACCACATGGTTACATAAATTTGAGGACGATTCGCAAAGTTCTGAGGGGTGATCAACGAACGAGTCCGCAAAGAAGTGATGTAATCGAAGCAGCTGCTGCATCGGCGGGCATTGTTACTGTGGCACTAACAATTCCAACCAGCGGTGGACAAGTTGTTGTCAAATCAGCTCCAATGCTTCAGCAGAAATTCCAATCAGCTATCATCACTACTCCATACGTCcctccaccaccaccaccgccTCCAGTACCTATCAAATCGGAACCCATTCAAATTAAATCCGAAACCTCAAAC CTATTTGCCGAATTATGTCAATCAGTTGTTGGTAATTCCAATTTGCTTCCACTTGTTCCCAGTCCAGTATCATTAAGTTCCACAACATCAACGCTGAGTCCATTGTCTTCAGTTTCATCACCGCCATCTCAGTTCACATGCCGTCCTATGCAGTCTTCCTCGCAGAGCCAGAAATCGGACGCTCCTGGAAAAGACAAGAACCGAAAGAAGTGCAAGACCAAACCAGTTGCCAAGTCCAGGCCtattaaatttcatgaatataAAGGACCACCAAGCGCACAAAAGCCTAGCTCATCTTCAAGTAGCGTTAACGAAGAAACTTCCTATCAATTATTGCTCAAACAACAAACGTTTCTGCTTGAATATCTGGAAGGACTTCATAAAAATTCGTCAATGACTCCAGCGAATCAGAAAATAATGCAAGCTGAACTCAATGCACTTCAACAAAATAGTTATCTTCAGCAACCACTCCCATCACCCGCTCCTTCTGTTAGCTCATCAATTCCTGCTAGTCCAGCTCCGAGTTACAATGAATCCATCAGCTCCGAGATAAGCAAGTTGGAAAAGATGAAAGTTTCTGACTTGAAGCtgttattgaaaaaaagaaatttgcctGTGTCGGGTCCGAAGCCTCAACTAATCGAAAGACTGCGACCACATTTACTCATGGAGCCAGGAGATACATCCACCAATGAGTCGATATCAGGCGAAACTTGTGATATGGATGCCATGAATTCTCCTCATCAGTCACTGTCACCCGAATCCGAACATGAGAGCATGGATGTTCAACAGATTGATTCTCCATGTCCGGTTGGCAGACAAACACCGCAATTCAAAAATGATGATTTGTTACGTGAACAACAACGTAAAATTGATGAGTTACAGAGAAAGCTTCGTGAAAGTCAGGAAGAGCTGCTGCAGATGCGTCAAATTCATCCAATTCCGGCTGTACCcagtgaaaatattgttccgcCGAAGCCCGAAGTGATAAATCAAAGATGGTATTCAAGCAGCAGTTGGAGGCCAAAATTCAGAAAGAGAAGTTACAGCAATTAG